A genomic region of Choristoneura fumiferana chromosome 17, NRCan_CFum_1, whole genome shotgun sequence contains the following coding sequences:
- the LOC141436746 gene encoding ADP-ribose pyrophosphatase, mitochondrial-like encodes MNIILKFIALFTAFMIRPAGMVLTHFKCRNGMYPRSAIERFMVPDDKINWSVEYKEYKPPNHTANSIHGKPWADPEIGDPNFKPKWNALDKNVNRESYTGQYLIQDRYPLNPVGRTGICGRGVLGRWGPNHAADPVVTRWKRLLSGELELDKNHKPILQFVAIKRGDTGEWALPGGMVDPGEKVTTTAVREFQEEAINSLVMSEDDKKEWEEKFKSFFSNGDEVFQGYVDDPRNTDNAWMETSAYNFHDDKGDVVGALKLNAGDDAVGVQWVDAAHDIKLYASHEDIVKEVLKRRLLAIT; translated from the exons ATGAATATAATTTTGAAGTTCATAGCTTTGTTCACTGCTTTTATGATTCGGCCAGCCGGCATGGTGTTGACGCATTTCAAATGCCGCAATGGCATGTACCCGCGATCTGCTATTGAACGGTTCATGGTacctgatgataaaattaactgGTCAGTTGAGTACAAGGAATATAAACCACCGAATCACACTGCCAATTCTATACATGGGAAACCTTGGGCGGACCCTGAGATAG gagATCCTAACTTTAAACCAAAATGGAATGCATTAGATAAAAATGTGAATAGAGAAAGTTATACAGGACAATACCTAATTCAGGATAGATATCCTCTGAATCCTGTTGGTAGAACAGGCATCTGTGGTCGAGGAGTCCTTGGCCGCTGGGGCCCAAACCATGCAGCCGATCCTGTGGTCACTCGGTGGAAGCGACTACTTTCAGGAGAATTGGAACTAGACAAGAACCATAA ACCAATCCTGCAATTTGTTGCAATAAAAAGAGGTGATACAGGTGAATGGGCCTTACCAGGTGGTATGGTAGATCCTGGTGAGAAAGTCACCACCACTGCTGTTAGAGAGTTTCAAGAAGAGGCTATTAACTCTCTGGTCATGTCAGAAG atGATAAAAAAGAATGGGAAGAAAAATTCAAGAGTTTCTTCAGTAATGGTGATGAAGTTTTCCAAGGTTATGTGGATGATCCACGCAACACCGACAATGCTTGGATGGAAACCTCTGCTTATAACTTCCATGACGATAAAGGCGATGTAGTGGGCGCGCTCAAACTGAACGCAGGCGATGACGCCGTGGGCGTGCAGTGGGTTGACGCTGCTCATGACATAAAATTGTATGCCAGTCATGAGGATATAGTCAAAGAAGTACTCAAGAGAAGACTGCTGGCCATTACTTAG
- the LOC141437063 gene encoding uncharacterized protein, with protein sequence MEQLLSVLQDTASLLQKTQVNLKKCPKSRLTRGYVEARMKCIEEYWTTFKNTHQDLIKCTTREQRGATAYFLNEDFFIYEDLYLSLIGDLKDLLDIRQQEQNNSSLCRSVGENQLGKLPRIQIPTFTGTYEQWPTFQDLFTSIVHNNASLSNVQKLHYLKTSISGEAEAILKHVQVTENNYMQAWDILKKRYGNKRIIVNSILKRLFMQKKLNSQSASQLKSLLDNTTECLNSLKNLQISTDSWDPIIIFLVVQKLDSESHKDWEEYAHKDNSEELPTWSDFIKFLEAKFRTLELITASSSAPRERATFKERTFHVANTSNEKSCLMCKDNHTLSHCKDFTKMLPTDRCEYVKNNKLCFNCLAPGHGVFKCRVPLSCRICRKRHHSLVHVFKSNDHDQASKTPPVIANAAENEPVVQAAMAVASHHTARQGMALLATAMVKVRSEQGHTIALRALIDQGSQASFISEKAAQMLKLKREPARGTIVGVASTRTNITQVVKLEVSSHHDKFTMQLRAYVISKQLTTKMPKKTIVTSNWHYLQDLDLADPSYNTPGPIDLLLGVKEYAQIIEDASIIRGPPGTPCAQKTTLGWILFGEIDTSAQEQSFNVMHHQIDVDDLLKSIWEVDADTKRKFTKEEQACENIYENTYTRNKDGRYVVKLPFRTKVPRACDGNTREIAKNRLLQLETRFQRTPGLKEDYRHVIEDYIKLKHMEEVPVDEIYAKKSIYLPHLPVVRAEKETTKTRAVFDASCKGTNGVSLNDDLLVGPILQEDLRSLIMRWRMHAVCFVSDVQKMYRMVLTRKEDVDYQRILWRNDTTDNIKDYRLLTVTFGTASAPYLAVKTLLQLGIDEGQEYPVAAKMIAEDFYVDDLMSGCDTAEEAKIASRQLKEVLQKGGFELKKWSSNNAEFMRSLPPDERSVNAHLNLNMDGTIKALGVQWNLGTDQFEYNYKMSHSHEHLTKRHILSDIQKLFDPLGWIAPCVLQAKMFIQRLWTTKVTWDDRISQTLTDEWNKIKADLQNVNDIRINRWVDTLSTDKPNIQIHGFSDASIHAYGAAVYLRVEKPDGTIKTNLIASRTKVAPIKTISLPRLELCGAVILSRLLKQVSQAMRIPDTHIFAWTDSSIVISWILGDPQKWKTFVANRVVEITGNVNQNQWYHVLSQDNPADIASRGMFLSELKTSKLWWQGPEWLSMQGIEYIRPNVTNTDMESRNIIQSNLNLEDENSKKLTEQFSGFDSLQELLKTISFCRKFLNMKKEQIIDINPTTHDLQNALHICIQIVQNEEFIEDLNRLKSNKNVRANSKLKTLNPFLSEGILRVGGRLRHANLDNDSKHPIILGNKNNLTPLIVANAHIKTLHGGISLMLGYLRSQYWILKAKALVRRHVQKCLVCARQSAAPKPQMMGDLPRERVTPTRPFLHSGVDFAGPFTTLISKGRGAKTIKTYVAIFICLSVKAIHLELVSDLTSEAFIAAFKRFVARRGKCTHIWSDQGRNFVGANKELVAAWKEAQLEFKDQVAVSLASDGTQWHFIPAYSPNFGGLWEAGVKSLKYHLKRTVTTNLTFEEMTTVLCEIEACLNSRPLSPINDEDTDNIEPLTPGHFLISEAPINVPSPDLKNVKIGLLSRWQHLQKIVRDFWQRWQQEYLSRLQQRPKWLKKIDEFNKGHIVLIKMDNLPPGKWALGRIVDKHPGPDGVTRVYSVKSGDSVVKRSITKLCMLPIEINE encoded by the coding sequence ATGGAACAATTACTGTCTGTTCTGCAAGATACGGCAAGTTTACTACAGAAAACTCaagttaatttgaaaaaatgtcCTAAGTCAAGATTAACGAGAGGTTACGTTGAAGCGAGAATGAAGTGTATTGAGGAGTACTGGACGACGTTTAAAAATACTCATCAAGATTTAATTAAGTGTACAACGCGCGAACAGCGCGGGGCAActgcatattttttaaatgaagatttttttatatacgaaGATCTGTACTTAAGTTTAATTGGTGATTTAAAAGACTTGCTCGACATTCGACAACAAGAACAGAACAACAGCAGTTTGTGTAGATCTGTGGGCGAGAATCAATTAGGAAAATTACCAAGGATTCAGATCCCCACTTTTACCGGAACATATGAACAATGGCCTACTTTTCAAGATTTATTTACTTCGATCGTACACAACAATGCATCACTCAGCAACGTACAAAAACTTCATTACTTAAAAACGAGCATATCCGGCGAGGCAGAAGCAATATTGAAACACGTACAAGTTACTGAGAATAATTACATGCAAGCATGGGACATCCTAAAAAAGCGCTACGGCAACAAACGTATTATAGTAAATTCTATACTCAAGCGATTATTTATGCAAAAGAAATTAAATAGCCAGTCCGCCAGCCAGTTAAAATCATTACTAGATAATACAACAGAAtgtttaaatagtttaaaaaatttgcaaatatccACCGATTCCTGGGATCCTATAATTATATTTCTGGTCGTGCAGAAGTTGGACTCGGAGTCACATAAGGATTGGGAGGAGTATGCTCACAAGGACAATTCGGAAGAATTACCTACGTGGTCAGACTTCATCAAGTTTCTGGAGGCGAAGTTTCGTACATTGGAACTTATTACTGCTTCGTCATCGGCCCCGCGCGAAAGAGCTACATTCAAGGAGCGAACGTTCCATGTTGCAAATACGAGTAATGAGAAGAGTTGTCTCATGTGTAAAGATAATCACACACTTTCTCACTGCAAAGACTTTACAAAGATGCTACCTACTGACAGATGTGAATATGTGAAGAATAATAAGCTTTGTTTCAATTGTCTAGCCCCGGGACATGGAGTCTTCAAGTGTCGCGTACCATTGTCCTGTCGTATATGTCGCAAGCGCCACCATTCACTTGTGCATGTGTTCAAGAGCAACGATCACGATCAGGCAAGCAAGACACCTCCGGTGATAGCTAATGCAGCGGAGAACGAACCAGTAGTTCAAGCTGCAATGGCGGTTGCTTCTCATCACACTGCCAGGCAAGGTATGGCTCTATTAGCAACAGCAATGGTAAAAGTAAGAAGTGAGCAAGGACACACCATTGCACTAAGAGCTCTCATCGACCAGGGCTCGCAAGCATCCTTTATAAGTGAGAAAGCGGCTCAAATGCTAAAGCTCAAGAGAGAACCAGCAAGAGGAACTATAGTGGGAGTAGCATCCACGAGAACGAATATAACGCAAGTGGTCAAACTAGAGGTCTCATCGCATCATGACAAGTTTACTATGCAGCTTCGAGCCTATGTGATATCCAAGCAATTGACCACTAAGATGCCCAAGAAAACTATTGTGACAAGCAACTGGCACTATTTGCAAGACTTGGACCTGGCAGACCCCAGTTACAATACACCAGGTCCAATAGATCTGCTCCTTGGAGTAAAGGAATACGCACAAATAATAGAGGATGCCAGTATAATCAGAGGTCCGCCAGGTACACCATGTGCTCAAAAGACAACCCTGGGTTGGATCTTGTTTGGTGAGATAGATACAAGTGCACAAGAGCAATCGTTTAATGTAATGCACCATCAAATTGATGTCGACGACTTACTAAAGTCAATATGGGAAGTAGACGCCGATACAAAAAGAAAGTTCACCAAAGAAGAGCAAGCATGTGAAAATATATATGAGAATACGTATACACGAAATAAAGATGGAAGATATGTTGTAAAACTGCCGTTTAGGACAAAGGTACCTAGAGCATGTGATGGAAATACTAGAGAGATTGCAAAAAACAGATTATTACAATTGGAGACAAGGTTTCAAAGAACGCCCGGCTTGAAAGAAGATTATAGACACGTTATTGAAGactacattaaattaaaacacatgGAAGAAGTCCCAGTAGACGAAATATACGCAAAGAAAAGTATATACTTACCTCACCTTCCAGTAGTCAGAGCGGAGAAGGAAACTACTAAGACAAGAGCAGTGTTTGATGCATCATGTAAAGGTACTAATGGGGTCTCTCTCAATGACGACCTTCTCGTGGGACCTATACTACAAGAAGATCTCAGGAGTTTGATAATGAGGTGGCGCATGCATGCTGTGTGCTTTGTATCAGATGTGCAAAAGATGTACCGAATGGTGCTAACTAGAAAAGAAGACGTTGACTACCAACGAATATTATGGCGAAACGATACAACAGACAACATCAAAGATTATCGCCTTCTGACTGTTACATTCGGCACTGCATCAGCTCCCTATTTGGCTGTTAAAACACTACTGCAACTTGGAATCGACGAAGGTCAAGAGTATCCTGTTGCAGCTAAGATGATAGCGGAAGATTTTTATGTTGACGACCTGATGTCAGGATGTGATACAGCTGAAGAGGCAAAGATAGCGAGCAGGCAGCTGAAAGAGGTTTTGCAGAAGGGAGGATTTGAGCTAAAAAAATGGTCGTCTAATAATGCTGAATTTATGCGAAGTTTACCACCAGATGAACGATCAGTTAATGCTCATCTCAATCTGAACATGGATGGTACAATTAAAGCACTTGGCGTTCAGTGGAACCTGGGAACCGATCAGTTTGAATACAACTACAAGATGTCGCACTCACACGAACACCTCACGAAAAGACATATTCTGTCAGATATACAAAAGCTCTTTGATCCTCTGGGATGGATTGCGCCATGTGTTCTTCAAGCCAAGATGTTCATTCAGAGATTGTGGACGACAAAGGTGACCTGGGATGATCGAATAAGTCAAACATTAACAGATGAATGGAACAAGATAAAAGCAGATTTACAAAATGTAAATGACATACGTATTAATCGCTGGGTGGACACATTGAGTACAGACAAACCAAACATTCAAATACACGGTTTCAGCGATGCTTCAATACATGCATACGGAGCAGCCGTTTACCTCAGAGTTGAGAAACCAGATGgaacaattaaaacaaatttgatTGCATCGAGAACTAAAGTCGCTCCTATCAAGACTATATCCTTGCCAAGACTTGAACTTTGTGGAGCTGTGATACTGTCAAGATTGTTAAAGCAAGTCAGCCAAGCCATGAGAATACCAGACACACACATATTTGCATGGACAGATTCATCTATTGTGATCTCCTGGATTTTAGGCGACCCACAAAAATGGAAGACATTCGTGGCAAATAGAGTGGTGGAGATAACAGGCAATGTAAATCAAAATCAGTGGTATCACGTACTGTCTCAAGACAATCCTGCTGATATTGCTTCAAGAGGAATGTTTTTATCCGAATTAAAAACTTCTAAGTTATGGTGGCAAGGGCCAGAATGGCTGTCAATGCAAGGAATAGAATACATCAGACCTAATGTAACAAATACAGACATGGAAAGCAGAAACATCATACAATCAAATTTGAACTTAGAAGATGAGAATAGCAAAAAACTGACAGAACAATTCAGTGGATTTGACAGCCTACAGGAGTTACtaaaaacaatttcattttGCCGTAAATTCTTAAATATGAAGAAAGAACAAATAATTGATATTAACCCTACAACACATGATTTACAAAACGCGCTTCACATatgtatacagatagttcaaaaCGAAGAATTTATAGAAGACCTAAACagattaaaatcaaacaaaaatgtgAGAGCAAACAGTAAACTTAAGACATTAAATCCGTTTCTAAGTGAAGGGATCCTAAGAGTTGGAGGCAGACTACGTCATGCAAACTTAGATAATGACAGTAAGCACCCCATAATCTTGGGAAACAAAAACAATCTTACTCCTCTCATAGTGGCCAACGCACATATAAAAACGTTACATGGCGGAATTTCACTAATGCTAGGATATTTAAGATCACAGTATTGGATACTTAAAGCTAAGGCATTGGTCAGAAGACATGTGCAGAAATGTTTGGTGTGTGCTAGACAAAGCGCTGCTCCTAAACCACAAATGATGGGGGACTTACCCAGAGAACGAGTCACGCCTACTAGACCGTTTTTGCACAGTGGCGTCGACTTTGCAGGACCTTTCACCACTCTTATATCTAAAGGTAGAGGAGCGAAGACTATAAAGACTTACGTAGCAATTTTCATATGTTTGTCAGTAAAAGCTATACACCTAGAACTGGTTAGTGACCTAACATCGGAAGCTTTTATTGCTGCATTTAAAAGATTTGTAGCCAGAAGAGGAAAGTGCACACACATCTGGAGTGACCAGGGCAGAAATTTCGTCGGGGCAAACAAAGAGTTGGTTGCGGCGTGGAAAGAAGCCCAACTGGAATTTAAAGATCAAGTTGCTGTTTCGCTTGCTTCTGATGGTACGCAATGGCACTTTATCCCTGCATACAGCCCAAATTTCGGGGGTTTATGGGAGGCAGGCGTTAAATCGCTGAAATACCACCTGAAAAGAACAGTCACCACTAACCTGACATTCGAGGAAATGACCACAGTTCTTTGTGAAATAGAGGCATGCTTGAATTCTAGGCCTCTGAGCCCGATTAATGATGAAGACACTGACAATATCGAACCTTTGACACCTGGACACTTTTTAATTAGTGAAGCTCCTATAAACGTTCCGTCTCCTGATTTAAAAAACGTGAAAATCGGTCTACTGTCACGATGGCAACATTTACAGAAAATAGTGAGAGATTTCTGGCAAAGGTGGCAACAGGAATATCTGTCAAGGTTACAGCAACGTCCAAAGTGGTTAAAAAAGATAGATGAATTCAATAAAGGTCACATTGTCCTAATAAAAATGGATAATCTTCCCCCTGGCAAATGGGCTCTCGGACGAATCGTCGACAAACATCCAGGGCCAGACGGCGTGACTCGAGTTTATAGCGTTAAAAGTGGTGACAGTGTAGTGAAAAGATCTATAACTAAACTATGTATGTTGCCAATCGAAATTAacgaatga